One region of Nitrospirota bacterium genomic DNA includes:
- a CDS encoding MFS transporter, which produces MNLRYPYYTLALLTFLNLLNYIDRQVIYAVFPLIQDDLLLSDTALGVLASAFMIVYTIAAPFSGPVGDKWSKTAVATFSVAMWSFATAASGIARTYKELLIARSAVGIGEAGYGAVSPAILSECFPREMRGRVLSVFYMAIPIGSALGFILGGMLGETFGWRISFMMVGVPGIILAYVLWWFLKSNHIHLRVERDKPRHYAQLFKIPTYLLNMLALTVMTFVVGGFAAWMPTYFVRIREMSITEANVIVGVMTVIAGVFGTALGGWVGDWAQKFTKSAYPLLAGSGFILSIPFAMFGLITEDLNTCIILILIAEILIFQSTGPLNVVIANVTPKEIRTTAFAMNIFFIHAFGDAISPTIIGYLSDYNGLQQSLLIMPSFLAISGLLCFIEAAFIKKDLKSE; this is translated from the coding sequence TTGAATCTTAGATATCCCTACTATACACTTGCCCTTCTAACATTCCTTAACCTGTTAAACTATATTGACCGCCAAGTAATATACGCAGTATTCCCTCTCATTCAGGATGACCTTCTGCTTTCTGATACCGCTCTCGGTGTTTTAGCCTCTGCATTTATGATTGTCTACACGATTGCTGCCCCCTTTAGTGGTCCAGTAGGTGATAAATGGTCAAAGACCGCTGTAGCTACCTTCAGCGTGGCAATGTGGAGTTTTGCCACAGCAGCGAGTGGAATAGCGAGGACTTACAAAGAACTGTTGATTGCAAGATCGGCTGTTGGTATTGGAGAGGCAGGTTATGGTGCAGTTTCACCTGCAATACTTTCCGAGTGTTTTCCAAGGGAGATGAGAGGAAGGGTGCTTTCAGTATTTTATATGGCTATTCCAATAGGGAGTGCTCTTGGTTTTATCCTCGGCGGGATGCTCGGTGAAACATTCGGATGGCGTATCTCATTCATGATGGTCGGAGTTCCTGGAATTATACTCGCCTATGTCCTCTGGTGGTTTTTAAAATCTAATCATATACATCTCCGTGTAGAGAGAGATAAACCTCGCCATTATGCACAACTTTTTAAAATCCCGACATATCTACTCAATATGCTTGCACTTACCGTTATGACATTTGTAGTTGGTGGTTTTGCTGCATGGATGCCAACATATTTTGTCAGGATAAGAGAGATGAGTATCACAGAAGCAAATGTCATAGTCGGGGTTATGACGGTAATTGCTGGTGTTTTCGGTACTGCACTTGGAGGTTGGGTTGGGGACTGGGCACAGAAATTTACAAAGAGTGCATACCCCCTACTTGCAGGAAGTGGGTTTATTCTGAGTATTCCCTTTGCGATGTTTGGTTTAATTACTGAAGATCTAAATACCTGCATTATCTTGATATTAATTGCAGAAATATTGATATTCCAGAGCACAGGCCCGCTTAATGTAGTAATCGCAAATGTTACCCCTAAGGAGATAAGAACAACCGCATTCGCTATGAATATATTTTTTATACATGCATTCGGTGATGCGATTTCTCCGACAATCATAGGATACCTATCTGACTATAATGGACTACAACAATCACTCCTTATAATGCCATCCTTTCTTGCCATAAGTGGATTGCTATGCTTTATAGAAGCGGCTTTTATCAAAAAGGACTTAA
- the bioD gene encoding dethiobiotin synthase: MIYMRNKGIFITATDTGVGKTVVTAALVFALKKSGYSVGVMKPVETGSLAKNSKLVPYDALFLLKAAGIKEDINIIVPYVFKHPLAPAIAADIEGVKVSFSHILDCYRKLSQRYDIVLVEGAGGILVPVCKGLFFTDLIKKMNIPVIVVARPILGTINHSLLTIKYAKNEGIKVLGFVLNYTEKIKSGMAEKTNPSVIQTLSKVPLLGILPYINGIDVKKGRESDLEDISISSLNIDRVRRYIES, encoded by the coding sequence ATGATATATATGAGAAACAAGGGTATCTTTATCACTGCGACAGACACAGGTGTTGGAAAGACAGTTGTGACTGCGGCGCTTGTTTTTGCTCTGAAAAAGAGTGGTTACTCAGTCGGTGTTATGAAACCCGTTGAAACTGGATCTTTGGCTAAAAATAGCAAACTTGTGCCTTATGATGCACTATTTTTGCTTAAAGCAGCCGGCATAAAAGAAGACATCAATATAATAGTGCCTTATGTCTTCAAACACCCTCTTGCACCTGCTATAGCAGCCGATATAGAGGGAGTGAAGGTATCTTTTAGCCATATTCTTGATTGTTATAGAAAATTATCACAGAGATATGATATAGTTCTCGTCGAAGGTGCAGGGGGAATCCTTGTTCCTGTATGTAAAGGACTTTTTTTTACAGATCTTATAAAAAAGATGAATATACCTGTTATTGTTGTTGCAAGACCGATCCTCGGTACAATAAATCACAGTCTTCTGACGATTAAATATGCCAAAAATGAAGGTATTAAGGTTCTTGGCTTCGTACTTAACTATACTGAAAAAATAAAATCAGGTATGGCAGAAAAAACCAATCCATCAGTTATACAGACACTTTCGAAAGTACCACTGCTCGGCATTTTACCTTACATTAATGGAATAGATGTGAAGAAAGGGAGGGAATCTGATCTTGAAGATATATCAATCAGTAGTCTTAATATCGATAGAGTGAGGAGATATATTGAATCTTAG